The Brachyhypopomus gauderio isolate BG-103 chromosome 1, BGAUD_0.2, whole genome shotgun sequence genome includes the window GTCAGAGTGATTGGTCCCCTTGGTCCTTGCTTGAATATTGTGAAGCAGCACACCAGGTCCCAATTATTGCTACACATATGCTCTAAATTATGTATTATAGAATTATGATCATATAATTACATCAGTCTAACAAAGGCTTAGTAAATGTCAGCTTTAGTCTTTTAGTGTATATTAAAAAACGAATTCCTTGTAAATATACACAATGTAGATGCTTTATAGATCCCCACAAAACTTTTGGTCCTCCGTCATcaccgccccctgctggagggGGTGCTAACTCCAAGACACATAATCTTTTTAGAGCGACATTagcagagaaaagaggaggagatgtgttCTTTTGTTAAAAACAAATTAACTAAAATacaatatcaatcaatcaatcaaattttatttatatagcgctttttacaacagttgttgtcacaaagcagctttacaagtgccgagtcctagcccccagtgagcaagccaaaggcgacagtggcaaggaaaaactccctagtttttttgcatgaggaagaaaccttgagaggaaccaagactcagggggggaacccatcctcctctggccgacaccggtcaccatgacaacaacaacaacaatttagacagaaagaagagaaagaaaaggaaaaatatgtaataatgtccatcatgatgtatgcatccggttaggcaggaggtggctggctcaggatggatcgctggtctcctcatctcattattcctcaagcaggcgggcagccatgtggagaaatgaaacaggaaaaattagctctgtatgaggacatatacaggacaggtaaaattataaacatttccggagtgtggcagcaactccggcatttagttaaattattacagcctagctaaaaaggcagaaccagaaggtaacataggcttgggggcattctgagacaatggcatccgtccactgcactgtcaacaaacttgagtgaccacgagcagtgacaggacgacagcaccagctccccagtctaccataaaacccttcgtctatgaacccctggatctgtacttttatctaagggggtaAACTACTAAACTAAATATATACAGGACATGTGAGACCTCATGTTTGTGCTTTCTCCTCTAGTCATGGTGTGGCGTGAAATTCTGTGGAAGCTGATTTTGCCAAAGGCTTTTAATTAATTTTGCATtggtttaaaaaatgttttacaaCCTTGTATTTACATCACACGCATTTGACACAATTATTTATGACAGCTACGGGAATGACAATACACATGAAGCATACATTTCCTAAAATTAAAACTAGGGGCAGTCAtagtcctgtggtagggaactggtctttttgaccggagggtcgtgggttcaactcccaggcctgaggccatgactgaggtgcccttgagcaaggcacctaaccccaactgcttccTGGGCACTGGGCTACctagtaattgtgtgtgtgtgtgtgttctaactgcacagatgggtaaaaagcagaggacaaatttcgattgtggtgaaaaatcacaattgacaaatatggcacatttacattttttacatttacaaaaccaggaaaaaaaaaaaactaattctAAATCTAAATTCTAAACATGGTCATGGTCAAACTCTCATCGGTACTTTGGAACCTTGGTGTGCTCTTTGACTCCTCACTTTTCTTTAAACCTCACTTCCATCACTGTATATATTGCAGGACTTAGGCCGCCACTTACCAGACAACATGCCAACACTATGGCTCATGTTTCCCTCACACCCCCATATTTATCTGACCTTTAACCCTCACACTGTCTGCCCTGTACCCGTGTTCTCATGCTGGTCTTCTGTCCATTGCTAAATTCAAACTGGTCTCTGCAGGGGGACAGATCTTTCAGTGTCATGGCCCCAAAACTTCATCTCTGCTCTTCACATTTCTCCTATGAATCTGAACTTCGAACAGATCACCTTCTCATCTGACCAACatgtaatatatgtatatatagatGTTAACAGTGAAACTAATAACAATGACACATGTAACCTTTTTCACTGAATTCACATTCCCAAAAATCAAGCCTTGTGCTTGCCATCTTTTTTTTCTGAAGGTCTTGCCACTCAGTCTCTGCCCAAGAGTTGCTTGAGTTCCTTCCTAAACTTTTGTGACATGAACACATACAGGATGGGGTTGACCACAGTAGATGAAGTGGCTGTGACCCGGGCAAAGGTCGCGAAGGCTCCGTAGTGTAGGGAAGGTCGTGTGACGGCAGAGTGAGCTGTGAGTTGGGCCAACATCAAGCCATAGGAGGGCAACCAGCATAAAGTGAATGCCAGCACAAGCAGGACAGACGTGTGGGTGACCTGCGTCTGATAATGCTCCAGACGGGCCGTCTGGCTCACACGCTGCCGTCTGGTCTTCTGCAGGAAGTTGTAGATCTTTCCATAAGCTGCCACTATAACCCCGAGCGGAAGTGCAAATGCAAACATGAAGTGGCACACCCCGTATGCGATTTGGCCCGTATCGGAGAGGAAGTGGAAACATGTCAAGTCCTGTCGTGTCACATGGGCGTCGGCGGCAGACACTAGAGTGCGCCAGGAAAACTGAGGCAGCGCTAGCACAGCGGCCGGCAGCCACAGCAGCCCCGTAACCAGCTTAGCGCGGCCGTCCCGGCGCCAACGGAAGGCCTTTGAAGGATGAACCACTATCAGGAAACGGCTGACGGCCAAGGCAGCGAGGGTGAAGGCGCTAGCCGATGAGCACATGGCTCCCAGGAAGCTCACGGCCTTGCACATGAAACTACCGAAAGGCCAGTGGTGGCTGACGATGGCAACGGTGTGATAGGGAATACATGAAAGCAGGAGGAGATCTGCCACACTTAAAGACAGAAGGAGAATGTCCGTGCCGCTGGAGTGCTGGACTTGTCCTGCCGTGTGTCCTCTCGCCTGCCCCGTCCTCAGCAGCCGACAAATAATAATGATGACCAGTATGTGTCCGACCAGCCCAGTGACCAGAATGAGGGAGTCCAGTATGGGAACCAGTATCCGCTCAATATCGTTTGGTCCTGACACATAAGTACCGTTGTCCACCTCACCTGGTCCCAGTGCATCACTGCCGTTATCTGTGAGGAAGTTACTCATGGCTTACTTGGCAGTTTAACAAATTCCCAGATTTATTAGCCTTTTATTAGTCCAAAGTTCAACAATCATTTCTTTTGTTTCAGGCAGGCATGTTTTCTC containing:
- the LOC143514358 gene encoding galanin receptor type 2-like — protein: MSNFLTDNGSDALGPGEVDNGTYVSGPNDIERILVPILDSLILVTGLVGHILVIIIICRLLRTGQARGHTAGQVQHSSGTDILLLSLSVADLLLLSCIPYHTVAIVSHHWPFGSFMCKAVSFLGAMCSSASAFTLAALAVSRFLIVVHPSKAFRWRRDGRAKLVTGLLWLPAAVLALPQFSWRTLVSAADAHVTRQDLTCFHFLSDTGQIAYGVCHFMFAFALPLGVIVAAYGKIYNFLQKTRRQRVSQTARLEHYQTQVTHTSVLLVLAFTLCWLPSYGLMLAQLTAHSAVTRPSLHYGAFATFARVTATSSTVVNPILYVFMSQKFRKELKQLLGRD